A genomic window from Chitinophaga pollutisoli includes:
- a CDS encoding DUF4295 family protein, whose product MAKQASKNSKVKDAKAAAESKVWTKVIKAERSPKSGAYTFKEQIIHKDTVQEYFNKK is encoded by the coding sequence ATGGCAAAACAAGCTTCTAAGAACTCGAAAGTAAAAGACGCTAAAGCTGCAGCAGAATCGAAAGTGTGGACCAAAGTGATCAAAGCTGAACGCTCTCCGAAATCCGGTGCGTACACCTTTAAGGAGCAGATCATCCACAAGGATACTGTGCAGGAGTACTTCAACAAAAAGTAA
- the rpmB gene encoding 50S ribosomal protein L28, with product MARVCQVTGKKPITGHHVSFSNIKTKRRFLPNLQTKRFFLAEEDRWITLKVSADGLRTINKRGLYTVVKEMRAAGRKDV from the coding sequence ATGGCTAGAGTATGTCAGGTGACTGGGAAAAAACCTATTACAGGTCATCACGTATCTTTCTCGAACATTAAGACAAAGAGAAGGTTTCTGCCCAATCTGCAAACCAAGCGTTTCTTTTTGGCGGAAGAAGACCGTTGGATTACACTGAAGGTGTCTGCAGACGGTCTGAGAACCATTAACAAGCGTGGTCTCTACACTGTAGTGAAAGAAATGCGCGCTGCAGGTAGAAAAGACGTTTAG
- a CDS encoding ATP-binding protein, translated as MPDIRQYLLPVLFHLLLLAAGNAAAQDTATVRQYIARASSLSASQPDSADAYFRKAGAMAQRIGFTDGLLDYTRRYTLFLYNNLRFEEALAVSALQLEKSLEIKNFAKASAAHNNMALQYQATGRLRQAADHLIKALGIAEQMGDSVNLQKYYTNLGSIMIDLGNYTKSYQYTRKGHETALLLKDSLAIGRSLVNLLAAETISKMYPEAIRHARLTRDYGLALNDTTLLLCAYINLGSIYNRIGHPDSAMAWNQLALRHLNPSLPPDYRMYVDHVFAETYVALKKPALADPYFQRSIQDAENIFPRSELRDLYKLGTELREMQGRHAEAIAYWKKYTRLNDSMVNLATQASINELEIQYATARKEQALTEQRLKLQQKDFWIWLSWGIVVLLVGAGAVAWALFRQRQKAAIDRKRTQLLLAQLSGEEKERARTAQDLHDGVGSILSAAKIHMHSVKGSDPEASARVVSLIEDAAREVRNISHSLDPEILLEEGLEYALRAFLAKISHPGLSINLYTVGDLPRLTSDQELLIYRIIQEAMNNVIRHAAATEAIVQLGYDAGILTLTVEDNGKGFDPATVPAKGIGLGNMVTRINLLKGHYEISSRPGEGTSIYAEFAGLTA; from the coding sequence ATGCCAGATATCCGCCAATACCTCCTCCCCGTTCTCTTCCACCTCCTGCTGCTCGCCGCCGGTAACGCCGCCGCGCAGGATACCGCCACCGTCCGGCAGTACATCGCCAGGGCCAGTTCCCTTTCAGCCAGCCAGCCCGATTCCGCCGATGCGTACTTCCGCAAAGCCGGCGCCATGGCCCAAAGGATCGGGTTTACCGACGGACTGCTAGATTACACCCGCCGCTACACCCTCTTCCTTTATAACAATCTCCGCTTCGAGGAAGCCCTGGCCGTTTCCGCCCTCCAGCTCGAAAAATCCCTGGAAATTAAAAACTTCGCCAAAGCCTCCGCCGCCCACAACAACATGGCGCTCCAATACCAGGCCACCGGCCGCCTGCGCCAGGCCGCCGACCACCTCATCAAAGCCCTCGGCATCGCCGAACAGATGGGCGACAGCGTCAATCTTCAGAAATATTATACCAACCTGGGGTCTATCATGATCGACCTCGGCAACTATACCAAAAGCTACCAGTATACCCGCAAAGGCCACGAAACCGCCCTGCTGCTGAAGGATTCCCTGGCCATAGGCCGCAGCCTCGTGAACCTCCTGGCCGCCGAAACCATCAGCAAAATGTACCCGGAGGCCATCCGGCACGCCCGCCTCACCCGCGATTACGGCCTGGCGCTGAACGACACCACCCTGCTGCTGTGCGCCTACATCAACCTGGGCAGCATTTACAACCGCATCGGCCACCCCGATTCCGCCATGGCCTGGAACCAGCTTGCCCTCCGCCACCTCAACCCCAGCCTGCCGCCGGATTACCGCATGTATGTGGACCATGTTTTCGCGGAAACCTATGTAGCACTGAAAAAACCAGCGCTGGCGGATCCGTATTTCCAGCGCAGCATCCAGGACGCCGAAAACATCTTCCCCCGCAGCGAACTGCGCGACCTCTACAAACTCGGCACTGAACTGAGAGAAATGCAGGGCCGCCACGCCGAAGCCATTGCATACTGGAAAAAATATACCCGCCTGAACGATTCCATGGTGAACCTCGCCACCCAGGCTTCCATCAACGAGCTGGAGATCCAATACGCCACTGCGCGCAAAGAACAGGCGCTCACCGAACAACGCCTTAAGCTCCAGCAGAAAGACTTCTGGATCTGGCTTTCCTGGGGTATAGTGGTGCTCCTCGTAGGCGCCGGCGCCGTGGCCTGGGCGCTCTTCCGCCAGCGCCAGAAAGCCGCCATCGACCGCAAACGCACCCAGCTGCTGCTCGCGCAGCTATCAGGCGAAGAAAAAGAGCGCGCCCGAACCGCGCAAGACCTCCACGACGGCGTGGGCAGCATCCTTTCCGCCGCCAAAATCCACATGCATTCCGTGAAAGGCAGCGACCCGGAAGCCTCCGCCCGCGTGGTTTCCCTCATCGAAGACGCCGCCCGCGAAGTGCGCAACATCTCCCACAGCCTCGATCCCGAAATCCTCCTGGAAGAAGGACTGGAGTACGCCCTCCGCGCCTTCCTCGCCAAAATCTCCCACCCCGGCCTCTCCATCAACCTCTACACCGTGGGCGACCTGCCCCGCCTAACCTCCGACCAGGAACTGCTGATTTACCGCATCATCCAGGAAGCGATGAACAACGTCATCCGCCACGCTGCCGCCACCGAAGCCATCGTACAACTCGGGTACGATGCCGGCATCCTGACGCTGACGGTAGAAGACAACGGCAAGGGTTTCGATCCCGCCACCGTGCCCGCCAAAGGCATTGGACTGGGCAATATGGTCACCCGCATCAACCTCCTGAAGGGCCATTACGAGATCAGCAGCCGTCCGGGCGAAGGCACGAGCATCTACGCCGAATTCGCCGGCCTTACCGCATAA
- a CDS encoding response regulator transcription factor: MDIRIGIADDHLLIINGLETMLQSAPGHHLIFKALTGTALLEALEQEEPDVLLLDIQLPDANGVDLCKQISEQFPDVRVIALTNHEETMYVRKMMRNGALGYLLKSTDPESLLEAITKAYEGEEYLDKRLEKAMLSEMIMGKRQSSREVQLTKREIEILTLIASEHTNQQIADKLFISLRTVECHRLNITQKLNVKHTAGLVKEAYLRGLVK; this comes from the coding sequence ATGGATATCAGGATCGGCATCGCGGATGACCATTTGTTAATTATCAACGGGCTGGAAACGATGCTGCAATCGGCTCCGGGCCATCATTTAATTTTCAAAGCCCTGACCGGCACCGCTTTGCTGGAAGCGCTGGAGCAGGAGGAGCCCGACGTCCTGCTGCTGGATATCCAGTTACCCGACGCCAACGGGGTGGACCTCTGCAAGCAGATCTCCGAACAGTTCCCCGACGTTCGCGTGATCGCATTGACGAATCATGAGGAAACGATGTACGTCCGCAAGATGATGCGCAACGGTGCGCTGGGCTATCTCCTCAAAAGCACCGATCCCGAAAGCCTCCTGGAAGCCATCACCAAAGCCTACGAAGGCGAAGAATACCTCGACAAGCGCCTGGAAAAAGCGATGCTCTCCGAAATGATCATGGGCAAACGGCAATCGAGCCGGGAAGTGCAGCTCACCAAAAGGGAAATTGAGATCCTCACCCTGATCGCATCGGAACATACCAACCAGCAGATCGCGGATAAATTATTCATCAGCCTGCGAACGGTGGAATGTCACCGGCTGAATATTACACAGAAGCTAAATGTCAAGCACACGGCGGGGTTGGTAAAGGAAGCTTATTTGAGGGGGTTGGTGAAGTAG
- a CDS encoding peroxiredoxin: protein MKNAVLSVGAQFPEFAKKAVVSIEKGKEFYDISSEEIKASGKWMVMFWWPKDFTFVCPTEIAEFNSHYQDFADRDAILIGASTDSEFVHLAWRNNHDDLRGLKFPMLADTSKSLADELGILEANEKIAYRATFVVDPQGIVRWTSVYDLSVGRNVKEVLRVLDALQTDELCPCNWQKGEATLTA from the coding sequence ATGAAAAATGCAGTTTTATCAGTAGGGGCCCAATTCCCTGAGTTCGCAAAGAAGGCAGTAGTTTCCATCGAGAAAGGCAAGGAGTTCTATGACATCTCTTCCGAAGAGATCAAAGCTTCCGGAAAATGGATGGTGATGTTTTGGTGGCCGAAAGATTTCACTTTCGTATGCCCCACCGAAATCGCCGAGTTCAACAGCCACTACCAGGATTTCGCCGACCGCGACGCCATCCTGATCGGCGCTTCCACCGACTCTGAATTCGTTCACCTCGCCTGGAGAAACAACCACGACGACCTCCGTGGCCTGAAATTCCCCATGCTGGCCGATACTTCCAAATCCCTGGCCGACGAGCTGGGCATTCTGGAAGCCAACGAGAAGATCGCTTACCGCGCCACTTTCGTGGTAGACCCCCAGGGTATCGTACGCTGGACTTCCGTGTACGACCTCTCCGTAGGCCGCAATGTGAAGGAAGTGCTCCGCGTACTGGACGCACTGCAGACCGACGAGCTGTGCCCCTGCAACTGGCAGAAAGGCGAGGCTACCCTCACCGCGTAA
- the rimO gene encoding 30S ribosomal protein S12 methylthiotransferase RimO, translating to MKTRTLKKDKVNIITLGCSKNMVDSEVLSGQLKANDIDVVHENAKRDHNIVIVNTCGFIDKAKEESINTILDQVDLKENGKLDKVYVTGCLSERYRGDLEKEIPGVDAWFGTMELTSILKKFDADYKAELIGERLLSTPSHYAYLKISEGCNRTCSFCAIPLMRGQHVSKPIEQVVAEAERLVKIGVKEIMLIAQELTYYGLDLYKQRRLADLLHALADVKGLEWIRLHYAYPTKFPMEILDVMRERDNICNYLDIPLQHIADPMLKAMKRQITRKEIVDLIAGIREKVPGIALRTTLITGFPGETLEDVEDVKRFLEEVRFDRVGVFTYSHEENTSAYELEDNIPAEEKERRAQDIMETQQEISLEKNQEMVGKVFKVIVDKKESGRYLGRTEFDSVEVDNEVIINTDRKLKPGEFVQVKITRAFDYDLEGELV from the coding sequence TTGAAGACGAGAACTTTAAAGAAAGACAAGGTTAATATTATTACGCTGGGTTGCTCCAAAAACATGGTGGATTCGGAGGTATTAAGCGGTCAGCTGAAAGCCAACGACATCGACGTGGTGCACGAAAATGCCAAACGCGATCATAACATCGTGATTGTCAACACCTGCGGATTTATTGACAAAGCAAAAGAAGAATCCATCAACACCATCCTCGACCAGGTTGACCTGAAGGAAAACGGAAAGCTGGACAAGGTCTATGTGACCGGATGCCTCAGCGAGCGTTACCGCGGCGACCTGGAGAAGGAGATTCCGGGCGTGGATGCCTGGTTTGGAACGATGGAGCTCACTTCCATCCTGAAGAAATTCGATGCCGATTACAAGGCCGAGCTGATCGGGGAGCGTTTGTTAAGCACGCCTTCTCATTATGCTTACCTGAAGATTTCGGAAGGATGCAACCGCACCTGTTCCTTTTGCGCCATCCCGCTTATGCGCGGCCAGCACGTTTCCAAGCCCATCGAACAGGTGGTGGCGGAAGCGGAGCGCCTCGTGAAGATCGGCGTGAAAGAAATCATGCTCATCGCACAGGAGCTGACTTATTACGGCCTGGATCTGTACAAACAGCGCCGCCTGGCCGATCTGCTGCATGCCCTCGCAGACGTAAAAGGGCTGGAGTGGATCCGCCTGCACTATGCGTACCCCACCAAGTTCCCCATGGAAATCCTGGATGTGATGCGCGAACGCGATAACATCTGCAACTACCTCGACATCCCGCTGCAGCATATCGCCGACCCGATGCTCAAAGCCATGAAGCGCCAGATCACCCGCAAGGAGATCGTGGACCTCATCGCCGGCATCCGTGAAAAAGTGCCCGGCATCGCCCTGCGTACCACGCTCATCACCGGCTTCCCCGGCGAAACCCTGGAAGACGTGGAAGACGTGAAACGGTTCCTCGAAGAAGTCCGCTTCGACCGCGTAGGCGTATTCACCTACAGCCACGAGGAAAATACTTCCGCTTACGAGCTGGAAGACAATATCCCGGCTGAAGAAAAAGAACGCCGCGCGCAGGACATCATGGAAACGCAGCAGGAAATCTCCCTGGAGAAAAACCAGGAGATGGTTGGCAAAGTCTTTAAAGTAATAGTAGATAAAAAAGAATCCGGCCGTTACCTGGGCCGGACGGAGTTCGATTCGGTAGAGGTGGATAATGAGGTGATCATTAACACGGACAGGAAGTTGAAACCCGGAGAATTCGTACAGGTTAAAATTACCAGGGCGTTCGACTACGACCTGGAAGGAGAGCTGGTTTAA
- a CDS encoding cupin-like domain-containing protein: MTPEAFRKDYYEPRIPLIITGLSKQWPAYEKWTWDYFKSIVGDRTVGVYNNERAGAKTLVNGADEYITFGEYLDMVASGPVQLRIFLFNIFQHAPQLTGDFNWPDFLAKGFLKKYPMLFVGGGGSVAHMHYDIDLSHIFHTQFVGRKRVLLLENSQSELIYRMPMTVESAANFVGWADRLDENRFPALKFAKAYTTVLEHGDTMFMPGGYWHHMEYLEGGFAMSLRALDQSISGKLNGLYHIAGLRSMNNLLIKMAPEWWYHYKRKVANQRAEKAMRRLHA; the protein is encoded by the coding sequence ATCACACCGGAAGCATTCAGGAAAGATTATTACGAGCCCCGCATACCCTTGATCATCACTGGATTGTCCAAACAGTGGCCGGCTTATGAAAAATGGACCTGGGATTATTTCAAATCCATCGTCGGCGACAGGACGGTAGGCGTCTACAACAACGAAAGGGCAGGGGCCAAAACCCTTGTTAATGGTGCCGACGAATATATCACATTCGGCGAATACCTGGATATGGTGGCCAGCGGGCCCGTGCAGCTCCGCATCTTCCTGTTCAATATTTTCCAGCATGCCCCGCAGCTCACGGGCGATTTCAACTGGCCTGATTTCCTGGCAAAGGGTTTTCTGAAGAAATACCCCATGCTCTTCGTCGGCGGCGGCGGATCAGTGGCGCACATGCACTATGACATCGATCTCAGCCATATCTTCCATACCCAGTTTGTGGGCCGCAAACGCGTGCTGCTCCTGGAGAACAGCCAATCGGAGCTCATCTATCGCATGCCCATGACAGTGGAAAGCGCGGCGAATTTCGTGGGCTGGGCCGACCGGCTGGACGAAAACCGTTTTCCCGCCCTGAAATTTGCCAAAGCCTATACTACGGTGCTGGAGCACGGTGATACGATGTTTATGCCCGGCGGCTACTGGCACCACATGGAATACCTGGAAGGTGGTTTCGCCATGAGCCTGCGCGCCCTCGACCAGTCGATCTCCGGCAAGCTCAACGGGCTTTACCATATCGCAGGTTTGCGCAGTATGAACAATCTGCTCATCAAGATGGCGCCGGAGTGGTGGTACCATTACAAACGCAAGGTGGCCAACCAAAGAGCCGAGAAAGCCATGCGCCGTTTACATGCCTGA
- the rpmG gene encoding 50S ribosomal protein L33 — protein sequence MAKKGNRVQVILECTEHKTSGQPGTSRYITNKNKKNTPERLELKKYNPILRKVTVHKEIK from the coding sequence ATGGCAAAGAAAGGTAACAGGGTGCAGGTAATCCTCGAGTGCACGGAGCATAAGACCTCCGGTCAGCCCGGGACTTCCCGCTACATCACCAACAAGAACAAGAAAAACACTCCGGAGCGCCTGGAGCTGAAGAAGTACAATCCCATCCTCCGGAAGGTGACTGTGCACAAAGAAATCAAATAA
- a CDS encoding DEAD/DEAH box helicase: MTTFESLGLQENLLKAVTDLGFVSPTPIQEKAIPVLLGGDRDFVGLAQTGTGKTAAFGLPLLHQLDTKVRNVQGLILCPTRELCLQITNDLKNFSKYLGDVNIVAVYGGTSIGMQLRDLKRGAHIVVATPGRLLDIIERGAINFDNVRYAVLDEADEMLNMGFQEDINSILSNTPEEKTTWLFSATMPTEVRRIAQKYMEDPFELTVGGKNTGNANIEHEYYVVRPRDKYAALKRIVDYNPDIFGIIFTRTKIESQEIAESLIKDGYNADALHGDLTQQQRDKVMKRFREKNLQVLVATDVAARGIDVDNVTHVINYELPDDVENYTHRSGRTARAGRSGVSIAIVSGRDIGKIRQIERVIGKKFEKAEVPDGFAVCEKQLFALVHRVHNVTVNEEQIDPYLTRIYEEFADLSKEDIIRRFASLEFNEFLEYYQDAPDLNVKEGPRGSDEHSMTRRNSGKFTRLFINLGSVDNFTRGDMLRFICDNAGIRGNKIGRIDLKGVYSFFEVENDAAPQVQSGFKQVEHNGRSVRIETSQDGDKRKPGGGGGYRSYGDRPKKTWSGSEDGGFRPRREYSKSGSGGGFRPKRG; encoded by the coding sequence ATGACTACATTCGAATCATTAGGCTTACAGGAAAATCTGCTGAAAGCCGTTACCGACCTTGGCTTCGTTTCCCCGACCCCCATCCAGGAGAAAGCCATCCCGGTACTGCTTGGCGGCGACCGCGACTTCGTGGGCCTCGCGCAGACCGGTACCGGCAAGACCGCCGCTTTCGGCCTGCCCCTGCTGCACCAGCTGGATACCAAAGTGCGTAACGTGCAGGGCCTGATCCTCTGCCCCACGCGCGAACTGTGCCTGCAGATCACCAACGACCTCAAGAACTTTTCCAAATACCTCGGCGACGTGAACATCGTTGCCGTTTATGGTGGCACCTCGATCGGCATGCAGCTCCGCGATCTTAAACGCGGCGCCCATATCGTGGTTGCCACCCCGGGCCGCCTCCTCGATATTATCGAGCGCGGCGCCATCAACTTCGACAACGTACGCTACGCCGTACTCGACGAAGCGGACGAAATGCTGAACATGGGCTTCCAGGAAGATATCAACAGCATTCTCTCCAACACGCCCGAAGAAAAAACCACCTGGCTGTTCTCCGCTACCATGCCCACCGAAGTGCGCCGTATCGCGCAGAAGTACATGGAGGATCCGTTTGAACTGACCGTAGGCGGAAAGAACACCGGCAATGCCAACATCGAGCACGAATACTACGTGGTGCGCCCCCGCGACAAATACGCCGCGCTGAAACGCATCGTGGATTACAACCCCGATATCTTTGGCATCATCTTCACCCGTACCAAGATCGAATCGCAGGAAATCGCGGAATCACTCATCAAGGACGGCTACAACGCCGACGCGCTGCATGGTGACCTCACCCAGCAGCAACGCGATAAGGTGATGAAACGCTTCCGTGAGAAGAACCTCCAGGTACTGGTAGCTACCGACGTAGCCGCGCGCGGCATCGATGTGGATAACGTTACGCACGTTATCAACTACGAACTGCCCGACGACGTGGAGAACTACACCCACCGCTCCGGCCGTACCGCCCGCGCAGGCCGTTCCGGTGTATCCATTGCCATCGTCAGCGGCCGTGACATCGGAAAAATCCGCCAGATCGAGCGCGTAATCGGCAAGAAGTTCGAAAAGGCTGAAGTGCCCGACGGATTCGCCGTTTGCGAGAAACAACTCTTCGCCCTCGTTCACCGCGTGCATAACGTAACCGTGAACGAAGAACAGATCGATCCCTATCTGACCCGCATCTATGAAGAATTTGCGGACCTCAGCAAGGAAGATATCATCCGCCGTTTCGCTTCCCTCGAATTCAATGAATTCCTCGAATATTACCAGGACGCGCCGGATCTGAACGTGAAGGAAGGCCCCCGTGGCAGCGACGAGCACTCCATGACCCGCCGCAATTCCGGCAAGTTTACCCGCCTGTTCATCAACCTCGGTTCGGTAGACAACTTCACCCGCGGTGATATGCTCCGCTTTATTTGTGACAACGCTGGCATCCGCGGCAACAAAATTGGCCGTATCGACCTTAAAGGCGTGTATTCCTTCTTCGAAGTGGAGAACGATGCGGCGCCCCAGGTACAGTCCGGTTTCAAGCAGGTGGAACACAACGGCCGTTCCGTTAGGATCGAAACTTCACAGGATGGCGACAAGCGCAAGCCCGGTGGTGGCGGTGGTTACCGCAGCTATGGCGATCGTCCGAAGAAAACCTGGAGCGGTAGTGAAGACGGTGGTTTCCGTCCGCGCCGCGAGTATTCCAAAAGCGGTTCCGGCGGCGGTTTCCGCCCCAAACGTGGATAA
- the ftsY gene encoding signal recognition particle-docking protein FtsY — translation MGFFNKLFSREKKESLDQGLQKTKESFFSKIGRAIAGKSTVDAEVLDNLEEALVSADVGVDTTVRIIERIEARVSKDKYMGTSELNKMLQEEIAAILVDAPDSGFRDFSTPENKKPYVIMVVGVNGVGKTTTIGKLAYNYNKAGKSVLLGAADTFRAAAVDQLTIWSERVGVPIVKQQMGSDPAAVAFDTVQSGVSRGSDVIIIDTAGRLHNKLHLMDELSKIKRVMNKVIPDAPHEVLLVLDGSTGQNALEQAKQFTAATEVTSLAITKLDGTAKGGVVLAIANQFKIPVKYIGIGEKMEDLQVFDKEEFVDSLFSLNS, via the coding sequence ATGGGATTTTTCAATAAGCTCTTTTCCCGCGAAAAGAAGGAAAGCCTCGACCAGGGCTTGCAGAAGACGAAAGAGAGCTTCTTTTCCAAAATAGGCCGCGCCATCGCCGGCAAATCCACCGTAGACGCAGAAGTACTCGACAATCTCGAAGAAGCCCTCGTTTCCGCTGACGTCGGGGTTGATACCACCGTCCGCATCATTGAGAGGATTGAAGCGCGTGTGTCGAAGGACAAATACATGGGAACCAGTGAGTTGAACAAGATGCTGCAAGAGGAAATTGCAGCCATTCTCGTGGACGCGCCCGATAGCGGTTTCCGGGATTTCTCCACCCCAGAAAACAAAAAGCCCTATGTAATCATGGTGGTAGGCGTGAACGGCGTGGGTAAAACCACCACTATCGGTAAACTCGCCTATAATTATAATAAAGCCGGCAAATCGGTCCTCCTGGGCGCCGCAGATACCTTCCGCGCCGCCGCGGTTGACCAGCTTACCATCTGGAGCGAACGCGTTGGCGTGCCAATCGTAAAGCAGCAAATGGGTTCCGACCCCGCCGCTGTGGCATTTGATACTGTCCAAAGCGGCGTTTCCCGCGGGTCCGACGTGATCATCATCGATACCGCCGGCCGTCTCCATAACAAGCTCCACCTCATGGACGAGCTCTCCAAAATCAAACGCGTGATGAACAAGGTGATCCCCGACGCCCCGCATGAAGTGCTGCTCGTCCTCGACGGCTCCACCGGTCAGAACGCGCTGGAACAGGCGAAACAGTTCACCGCCGCTACGGAAGTCACTTCCCTAGCTATCACCAAGCTCGACGGTACCGCCAAGGGCGGTGTGGTGCTCGCCATCGCCAACCAGTTCAAAATCCCCGTGAAATACATCGGCATCGGTGAAAAAATGGAGGATCTGCAGGTATTTGATAAAGAAGAATTCGTGGATTCGCTGTTTAGTTTAAATAGCTGA
- a CDS encoding carboxypeptidase-like regulatory domain-containing protein has protein sequence MQHIIASLLFISLAAASCKKDDGENSNGDPKKGYVTGKVRNSAGAPLKGVKILIDHSIFYNSNMSTSTGDDGSYSIKIRTGSWYAFAEHYPVYNGKKYHIYLEPDNSDGFGGEGAVRNFTWKLKGVKEAPLSGYFGGLVTFDNYIGESVPNEADITWTFTPVGPLIDGSAGQTLTLKAEDGWQIKDVPMGRYKVKATYGGNILQLRKWRTEDVFVPELTIDFEPEIAAQCNNCAMLEYRKT, from the coding sequence ATGCAACACATCATCGCTTCTCTTCTCTTCATTAGCCTCGCCGCCGCCTCCTGTAAAAAGGACGACGGAGAAAACAGTAACGGCGACCCCAAAAAAGGATACGTCACCGGAAAAGTCCGCAACTCCGCCGGCGCGCCGTTAAAAGGTGTGAAAATTCTCATCGACCACAGCATCTTCTACAACTCCAATATGAGCACCAGCACGGGCGACGACGGCTCCTACAGCATCAAAATCCGCACAGGATCCTGGTACGCCTTCGCCGAGCATTATCCCGTCTACAACGGCAAAAAATACCACATCTACCTCGAACCCGACAACTCCGACGGCTTCGGCGGCGAAGGTGCCGTGCGCAACTTCACCTGGAAACTGAAAGGAGTGAAGGAAGCCCCGCTATCCGGGTACTTCGGAGGGCTCGTGACGTTCGACAACTACATCGGAGAAAGCGTCCCCAACGAAGCGGACATCACCTGGACCTTCACGCCCGTTGGTCCGCTGATCGACGGCTCCGCCGGGCAAACGCTCACCCTCAAGGCGGAAGACGGCTGGCAGATCAAAGACGTACCCATGGGCCGCTATAAAGTGAAAGCCACCTATGGCGGCAATATCCTCCAGCTCCGGAAATGGCGGACCGAAGACGTGTTCGTTCCCGAGCTGACCATCGACTTCGAACCCGAAATCGCCGCGCAGTGCAACAATTGCGCGATGCTCGAATACAGAAAGACATGA
- a CDS encoding carboxymuconolactone decarboxylase family protein: MFGTNTSDTAQQIMQTVGLGAAEMPAKLAALSAVDARYLKDLKINVTNALEASTLEKKEAYLIGLSVAVNEKLTALQGGFEQLALAAGATDKEVADVISCTSLMNANNVYYRFRHFVEKEFYTTAPAGIRMSIMANPVIGKEFFELLSLVVSALNGCQMCVTSHEEALLKHGTSQQRILDSVRLGAVIKSLGVLI; the protein is encoded by the coding sequence ATGTTTGGAACCAATACAAGCGATACCGCACAGCAGATTATGCAAACGGTAGGCCTGGGCGCCGCCGAAATGCCCGCCAAGCTGGCCGCCCTCTCCGCCGTGGACGCGCGCTACCTGAAAGACCTGAAAATCAACGTGACCAACGCCCTGGAAGCTTCCACCCTCGAAAAGAAGGAAGCGTACCTGATTGGCCTGAGCGTGGCCGTGAACGAAAAATTGACCGCATTGCAGGGCGGGTTCGAGCAACTGGCGCTGGCGGCCGGGGCTACGGATAAGGAAGTGGCCGACGTGATCAGCTGCACTTCCCTCATGAACGCCAATAATGTGTATTACCGTTTCCGCCACTTCGTGGAGAAGGAATTTTATACGACCGCTCCCGCCGGTATCCGCATGAGCATTATGGCCAATCCGGTGATCGGGAAGGAGTTTTTCGAGCTGTTGAGCCTGGTGGTGAGTGCGCTGAACGGCTGCCAGATGTGCGTGACGAGTCACGAGGAGGCCCTGCTGAAGCACGGCACTTCCCAACAGCGGATCCTGGATTCCGTGAGGCTGGGCGCGGTTATCAAGAGCCTGGGCGTCCTGATCTGA